The proteins below come from a single Streptomyces tubercidicus genomic window:
- a CDS encoding GNAT family N-acetyltransferase: protein MIIQVPTLGELPTLRAIERAAGEPFRALGMTSVADDEPPSLEQLTEFQRTGRALAAYEEAGPGGGGHGPVGYLLWEPVDGRTHIEQVSVHPDQAHRGIGRALIDRAERDGGPAALTLTTFAEVPWNAPYYARIGFRILPGAELTPGLRAIRAQEAALGLDRWPRVVMRREPGPGSGRPSP, encoded by the coding sequence GTGATCATCCAGGTGCCCACCCTCGGCGAACTGCCCACCCTGCGCGCCATCGAGCGGGCCGCCGGAGAGCCCTTCCGCGCACTCGGCATGACCTCGGTCGCCGACGACGAGCCGCCGTCACTGGAGCAGTTGACCGAGTTCCAGCGGACGGGACGGGCACTGGCCGCGTACGAGGAAGCGGGGCCGGGAGGCGGCGGCCACGGCCCGGTGGGCTATCTGCTCTGGGAGCCGGTCGACGGCCGCACCCATATCGAGCAGGTGTCGGTCCACCCGGACCAGGCCCATCGCGGTATCGGCCGGGCCCTCATCGACCGGGCGGAGCGTGACGGCGGCCCGGCCGCACTGACCCTGACCACCTTCGCCGAAGTGCCGTGGAACGCCCCGTATTACGCCCGGATCGGCTTCCGTATCCTCCCCGGGGCCGAACTCACCCCGGGGCTACGGGCGATCCGCGCCCAGGAGGCGGCCCTGGGGCTGGACCGCTGGCCGCGCGTGGTGATGCGCCGGGAGCCGGGCCCGGGGTCCGGCCGGCCCTCGCCGTGA
- a CDS encoding type VII secretion target, whose protein sequence is MAGHSGFHVQKGGMEAEAKKLDSAGDDTGDIKSGISDAVSYDNDILGGSDSGPAYRSFSTAWQNEAKTLESALHELADKVRASQGNYDQTDREVISEVGSAAGAGGSQVYTRPAAVTDPSPFG, encoded by the coding sequence ATGGCCGGCCACTCCGGATTCCACGTCCAAAAGGGCGGCATGGAGGCCGAGGCGAAGAAGCTCGACTCGGCCGGCGACGACACCGGTGACATCAAGTCCGGCATCAGCGACGCGGTCAGCTACGACAACGACATCCTCGGCGGCTCCGATTCCGGCCCCGCCTACCGGTCGTTCTCCACCGCCTGGCAGAACGAGGCGAAGACGCTCGAAAGCGCGCTCCACGAACTCGCCGACAAAGTCCGCGCCTCCCAGGGCAATTACGACCAGACCGACCGCGAAGTGATCTCCGAGGTCGGCTCGGCGGCAGGCGCCGGAGGTTCCCAGGTGTACACCCGGCCTGCCGCAGTGACCGACCCGTCTCCCTTCGGCTGA
- a CDS encoding peptidoglycan-binding protein, which yields MAEQGSTTERRAKLEECHKQLLDCDNKNEMIGLINTALAVPAPVGSPGTIELLGKRYHTQSRAAEEVTVKVSQVATSGLPEVWVGKAGVAASEAVQAAARAAQQMTEALQKGGNALLHLSDAVDAAQKLDRTGRGQLSEALDTLGSEDGFFDSMVDTDEEEDAIWRAGTVATAGVEKMRSAARSADDAGRAAARDLNKFASEARAGKMHTSGLTAADKLALADTAGPGGPAEMNELLSANDLERSGRYMEKMSARDRAAFDRMLADSKSPQERAYLVKALAAGHDLDAVSDFQGKIHGKDPAWLQRHLTPVTTAADSMDDEGRAKDGRNVNTDGQAFNGERWKQEGRTCVPSSTVGARAMVDPVYALGLTGGSSGQEDDPEAFRHRLRAEQQRVHDEGDGGYKYDFSLSRRPDGMDDDGASTVANKEISPHTGASYDLQHTQGADSRRDVLPDVEKSVAEGKPVPIIVEGYEDGDRSGHQMMIIGQEGDKLQVYNPWGTTTWVSEDDFVNGGMGKASDNSLPDTYAVQLPAD from the coding sequence ATGGCTGAGCAGGGATCCACCACAGAGCGTCGCGCCAAGCTGGAGGAGTGCCACAAGCAGCTCCTCGACTGCGACAACAAGAACGAGATGATCGGCCTGATCAACACCGCCCTCGCCGTCCCGGCCCCGGTCGGCTCCCCCGGAACGATCGAACTGCTGGGCAAGCGCTACCACACCCAGTCGAGAGCCGCCGAAGAGGTCACCGTCAAGGTCAGCCAGGTGGCCACGTCGGGCCTGCCGGAGGTCTGGGTGGGGAAGGCCGGCGTGGCGGCGTCCGAGGCCGTGCAGGCCGCCGCCCGTGCGGCCCAGCAGATGACCGAAGCCCTGCAGAAGGGCGGCAACGCGCTGCTGCACCTGAGTGACGCGGTCGACGCCGCACAGAAACTGGACCGGACCGGCCGGGGCCAATTGAGCGAGGCGCTGGACACTCTCGGTTCCGAGGACGGTTTCTTCGACAGCATGGTGGACACCGACGAGGAGGAGGACGCGATCTGGCGGGCCGGCACGGTGGCCACCGCCGGTGTCGAGAAGATGCGCTCCGCGGCACGGTCCGCCGACGACGCGGGCCGCGCGGCCGCCCGTGACCTCAACAAGTTCGCCTCCGAGGCGCGGGCCGGGAAGATGCACACCAGTGGCCTGACCGCCGCCGACAAACTCGCCCTCGCGGACACCGCGGGCCCCGGCGGCCCCGCGGAGATGAACGAGCTGCTGAGCGCGAACGACCTCGAACGCTCCGGCCGGTACATGGAGAAGATGAGCGCCCGCGACCGCGCCGCGTTCGACAGGATGCTCGCCGACTCCAAGTCGCCGCAGGAACGTGCCTACCTGGTCAAGGCGTTGGCCGCGGGGCATGACCTGGACGCCGTGTCGGACTTCCAGGGAAAGATCCACGGCAAGGACCCGGCCTGGCTCCAGCGCCACCTCACCCCGGTGACCACCGCCGCGGACAGCATGGACGACGAGGGGCGCGCCAAGGACGGCAGGAACGTCAACACCGACGGCCAGGCTTTCAACGGCGAGCGGTGGAAGCAGGAGGGAAGGACCTGCGTTCCGTCCTCCACCGTGGGCGCACGGGCCATGGTCGACCCCGTCTACGCCCTCGGACTCACCGGTGGCTCGTCCGGCCAGGAGGACGACCCCGAGGCGTTCCGCCACCGGTTGCGCGCCGAACAGCAGCGGGTGCACGACGAAGGCGACGGGGGCTACAAGTATGACTTCTCGCTCTCCCGGCGCCCCGACGGCATGGACGATGACGGTGCGTCCACCGTGGCCAACAAGGAGATCAGCCCGCACACCGGAGCGTCGTACGACCTCCAGCACACCCAGGGCGCTGATTCCCGGCGCGATGTGCTGCCGGACGTCGAGAAGTCCGTGGCCGAAGGCAAACCGGTGCCGATCATCGTCGAGGGGTACGAGGACGGTGATCGCTCCGGCCACCAGATGATGATCATCGGCCAGGAGGGCGACAAGCTCCAGGTCTACAACCCCTGGGGCACCACCACCTGGGTCAGCGAGGACGACTTCGTCAACGGCGGAATGGGCAAGGCCTCCGACAACAGCTTGCCCGACACCTATGCCGTCCAGCTGCCCGCCGACTGA
- a CDS encoding protease inhibitor I42 family protein: MPTHLPNAILRRALTTLTTLTALTALTALTTLTGCGLLGPSTYDTDETAIEADSGEKFTLSVPSNSSLGEHWYVAEPKPAARVLRAAGEDRENPGGDAIGAGGGRQLFHFKAVGRGSTTIRLIHCPVGSCIDKGEDSATASPPPSPSPGSTVVPRVDPPTYHSYHVTVK; the protein is encoded by the coding sequence ATGCCTACTCACCTTCCGAACGCCATCCTTCGCCGGGCACTCACCACGCTCACCACGCTCACCGCCCTCACCGCCCTCACCGCCCTCACCACCCTCACCGGCTGCGGTCTCCTCGGCCCCTCCACGTACGACACGGACGAGACCGCCATCGAGGCCGACTCCGGCGAGAAGTTCACGCTGTCCGTGCCCTCCAACTCCTCGCTCGGCGAACACTGGTATGTGGCCGAGCCGAAGCCCGCCGCCCGTGTGCTGCGCGCGGCAGGTGAGGACCGGGAGAACCCGGGGGGCGACGCGATCGGGGCAGGCGGCGGCCGCCAGCTCTTCCACTTCAAGGCCGTCGGCCGGGGAAGCACCACGATCCGGCTGATCCACTGCCCCGTGGGCTCCTGCATCGACAAGGGCGAGGACTCGGCCACGGCGTCCCCGCCGCCCTCGCCGTCCCCCGGCTCCACGGTCGTACCGAGAGTAGACCCGCCGACCTACCACAGCTATCACGTCACCGTGAAGTGA
- a CDS encoding MmcQ/YjbR family DNA-binding protein has protein sequence MIDPQALQAVCLDFNGASEEFPFPGHPDVSTFKVGGKIFALTTLTDTPLTVSLKCDPELAQRLRAAHPEVVPGYHLNKRHWNTVSLDGDLPDRLVLDMIEDSYDLVVASLPRAQRLLLDWPGERRA, from the coding sequence ATGATCGACCCACAGGCCCTCCAGGCCGTCTGCCTGGATTTCAATGGTGCGAGCGAGGAGTTCCCCTTCCCTGGGCACCCGGATGTGTCGACCTTCAAGGTCGGCGGCAAGATCTTCGCGCTGACGACACTGACCGACACACCACTCACCGTGAGCCTCAAGTGCGACCCCGAGCTGGCACAGCGGCTACGGGCGGCGCACCCCGAAGTCGTGCCCGGCTATCACCTCAACAAGCGGCACTGGAACACCGTTTCTCTGGATGGAGACCTTCCCGACCGGCTCGTGCTGGACATGATCGAGGATTCGTACGACCTCGTGGTGGCGTCGTTGCCCAGGGCTCAGCGGCTGTTGCTGGACTGGCCGGGTGAGCGGCGGGCCTGA
- a CDS encoding NUDIX hydrolase — MRTPRQAAGVAVLDPGGALFLLRYDNEEVGLHWAMPGGGLDPGETPWWTPAELAASADPLRPPRLADLLALWRGRPGHATAPEPVDLGLTL, encoded by the coding sequence ATGCGAACTCCCCGACAGGCGGCCGGAGTTGCCGTGCTCGACCCGGGCGGCGCGCTCTTCCTCCTCCGGTACGACAACGAAGAGGTGGGGCTTCACTGGGCGATGCCAGGTGGCGGCCTGGACCCCGGCGAGACTCCCTGGTGGACCCCGGCTGAGCTGGCCGCCTCCGCCGATCCGCTCCGGCCGCCCCGCCTCGCCGACCTGCTCGCACTGTGGCGCGGCCGGCCGGGCCACGCCACGGCACCCGAGCCGGTCGACCTGGGACTGACCTTGTGA
- a CDS encoding multidrug effflux MFS transporter, with protein MATVGRDSAAPGTGQGRLVVVLGGLSAVSPFATDMYAPGFPGIVRSFGTTGTAVQLSLAACLVGLAVGQVVLGPVSDARGRRRLLLAGSGMFSVWSLVCALAPSIAVFDVARLLQGIAGSAGLVVGRAVISDRFSGVQAARQLATLSVIAMTAPVLAPVAGGLLLGIGSWRLVFVALAVTGLVLWLAVRAWVPESLPAERRRSGGLRAVLAAMGGLLRRRELVGYLLVVGCGLAALFAYITGSPFVFQGIYGLSPTGYGLVFASNAVGTVVAGALFERLAGPVRLHSLLVIGVLITVAAMVTLVALLATGISTLPTTWACLFGLTFGFGILLPASTALVLAVGSDAPGAASGMLGGAQFVLGAAAAPLPGVPGGTTAMSMGVVVLGCVLLSAVALVTLAGPPTAPAVRPCGPCR; from the coding sequence GTGGCAACCGTCGGTAGGGATTCCGCGGCTCCTGGGACCGGGCAGGGCCGGCTGGTGGTCGTCCTGGGTGGGCTCTCGGCGGTATCACCGTTCGCCACCGATATGTACGCACCCGGCTTTCCCGGGATCGTCAGGTCGTTCGGGACCACGGGGACGGCCGTCCAACTCTCCCTGGCAGCCTGCCTCGTCGGGCTCGCCGTCGGCCAGGTCGTACTGGGCCCGGTCAGCGACGCGAGGGGGCGACGGCGCTTGCTGCTGGCCGGTTCCGGCATGTTCTCCGTGTGGTCCTTGGTCTGCGCGCTCGCCCCGTCCATCGCGGTGTTCGATGTGGCCCGCTTACTGCAGGGGATCGCCGGCAGCGCGGGGCTCGTCGTCGGGCGGGCGGTCATCAGCGACCGGTTCTCCGGCGTCCAGGCAGCGCGCCAACTCGCCACGCTGAGCGTGATCGCGATGACCGCGCCGGTTCTGGCGCCGGTCGCCGGAGGTCTCCTTCTCGGCATCGGCTCGTGGCGTCTGGTGTTTGTGGCGCTGGCCGTGACCGGGCTGGTGTTGTGGCTCGCGGTGCGGGCGTGGGTTCCCGAATCACTGCCTGCCGAACGGCGCCGCAGCGGCGGTCTGCGGGCTGTACTCGCCGCGATGGGCGGGCTGCTGCGGCGTCGCGAACTGGTCGGCTACCTGCTGGTGGTGGGGTGTGGTCTGGCCGCGCTGTTCGCGTATATCACCGGCTCCCCGTTCGTCTTCCAGGGCATCTACGGCTTGTCTCCCACCGGTTACGGCCTGGTCTTCGCCTCGAACGCCGTCGGCACCGTAGTGGCCGGTGCGCTCTTCGAACGGCTGGCCGGACCCGTACGTCTCCACTCCCTGCTGGTCATCGGCGTGCTCATCACCGTCGCCGCCATGGTCACGCTGGTGGCCCTGCTCGCCACCGGCATCAGCACACTCCCCACCACCTGGGCCTGCCTGTTCGGCCTGACTTTCGGGTTCGGCATACTGCTGCCCGCGTCGACCGCCCTCGTCCTCGCGGTCGGCAGCGATGCCCCAGGAGCCGCTTCCGGCATGCTCGGTGGCGCCCAGTTCGTGCTCGGCGCCGCGGCAGCACCACTGCCCGGCGTTCCGGGCGGCACCACCGCTATGTCGATGGGCGTGGTGGTACTGGGATGTGTTCTTCTCTCCGCGGTCGCGCTGGTCACGCTCGCCGGGCCGCCAACCGCTCCCGCAGTTCGACCTTGCGGACCTTGCCGCTGA
- a CDS encoding AMP-binding protein has protein sequence MSAPHQELSYASGVAGRPLLGHTIGTDLTRTIARFGDREALVEVASGRRWTYSELGRAVDEVALGLLAKGVAKGDRVGIWAPNCAEWVLVQYATARIGAILVNVNPAYRVHELAYVLRQAGITVLVSATHHRTSDYRGMIEQVRDGSPELREVIYLGDATWDGLLAAGATVPPHRLTACEAELTADDPVNIQYTSGTTGFPKGATLSHHNILNNGYWVGETLGYTEQDRVCLPVPFYHCFGMVMGNLGSTSHGACIVIPGPAFDADATLRAVQDERCTSLYGVPTMFIAELNHPDFASYDLSSLRTGIMAGSPCPEEVMKRVVAEMHMTEVSICYGMTETSPVSTQTRRDDDLAHRTGTVGRVLPHIEVKVADPTSGVTVPRGTPGELRTRGYSVMLGYWAEPERTAEVIDAARWMHTGDLAVMNDDGYVRIVGRIKDMIIRGGENVYPREIEEFLYSHPKIADVQVVGVPDEKYGEEIAACVILRDPENPLTHEELAAYCRSRLAHYKVPRYLEILDAFPMTVSGKVRKVELRERLAARRA, from the coding sequence ATGAGCGCACCGCACCAGGAACTGTCGTATGCCAGCGGGGTCGCCGGGCGGCCGCTGCTCGGCCACACCATCGGGACCGATCTGACCCGCACCATCGCCCGGTTCGGCGACCGCGAGGCGCTGGTCGAGGTGGCGAGCGGCCGCCGCTGGACCTACAGCGAACTGGGCCGCGCGGTCGACGAGGTGGCGCTCGGTCTGCTCGCGAAGGGCGTCGCGAAGGGCGACCGGGTCGGCATCTGGGCGCCCAACTGCGCCGAGTGGGTCCTCGTCCAGTACGCCACCGCCCGTATCGGCGCGATCCTCGTCAACGTCAACCCCGCCTACCGCGTCCACGAGTTGGCGTACGTCCTGCGGCAGGCCGGCATCACCGTCCTGGTGTCCGCGACCCACCACCGGACCAGCGACTACCGCGGCATGATCGAGCAGGTACGCGACGGGAGCCCGGAGCTGCGCGAGGTGATCTACCTGGGCGACGCGACCTGGGACGGGCTGCTGGCCGCCGGCGCCACCGTCCCGCCGCACCGGCTCACCGCCTGCGAAGCGGAGCTGACCGCTGACGACCCGGTCAACATCCAGTACACCTCGGGCACCACCGGCTTCCCCAAGGGCGCCACCCTCTCGCACCACAACATCCTCAACAACGGCTACTGGGTCGGCGAAACCCTCGGCTACACCGAACAGGACCGGGTCTGTCTGCCGGTGCCCTTCTACCACTGCTTCGGCATGGTCATGGGCAACCTCGGCAGCACCTCGCACGGCGCCTGCATCGTCATCCCGGGCCCGGCTTTCGACGCCGACGCCACCTTGCGAGCCGTCCAGGACGAACGCTGCACCTCCCTCTACGGCGTCCCCACCATGTTCATCGCCGAGCTCAACCACCCCGACTTCGCCTCCTACGACCTCAGCTCCCTCCGTACGGGCATCATGGCGGGCTCGCCGTGCCCCGAGGAGGTGATGAAGCGGGTGGTCGCCGAGATGCATATGACCGAGGTCTCCATCTGCTACGGCATGACCGAGACCTCACCGGTCTCCACCCAGACCCGCCGCGACGACGACCTCGCACACCGCACCGGAACCGTCGGCCGGGTGCTGCCGCACATCGAGGTGAAGGTCGCCGATCCGACGAGCGGGGTGACCGTCCCCCGCGGCACCCCCGGCGAACTGCGCACCCGCGGCTACAGCGTGATGCTCGGCTACTGGGCGGAGCCCGAGCGCACCGCCGAAGTCATCGACGCGGCCCGGTGGATGCACACCGGCGATCTCGCGGTGATGAACGACGACGGCTACGTCCGGATCGTCGGCCGCATCAAGGACATGATCATCAGGGGCGGCGAGAACGTCTACCCACGAGAGATCGAAGAGTTCCTCTACTCCCACCCCAAGATCGCCGACGTCCAGGTCGTCGGCGTCCCCGACGAAAAGTACGGCGAGGAAATCGCCGCCTGCGTCATCCTCCGCGACCCCGAAAACCCCCTCACCCACGAAGAGTTGGCCGCCTACTGCCGCTCCCGCCTCGCCCACTACAAGGTCCCGCGCTACCTGGAGATCCTCGACGCCTTCCCGATGACGGTCAGCGGCAAGGTCCGCAAGGTCGAACTGCGGGAGCGGTTGGCGGCCCGGCGAGCGTGA
- a CDS encoding AMP-binding protein, translating to MRTPMTIADFLDRADLGFRESPGVVDEPQQPAPPVPVSTYGRFAERVRAWQAGLDALGVGEGERVAVVSHNSTRLLELLFAVPMSGRICVPVNFRLRREEVEYLVRQSGASVVLIDPELEEALAGLEARHRFVLGEQTESELMRFGVDPRPWSHPDEDATATINYTSGTTARPKGVQLTHRNIWVNGLTFALHTRVWERDVYMHTLPMFHCNGWGMPYVMAGLGVKQVVLRKVDGTEILRRVEEHGVTLMCGAPAVWNAVLNAAANWPGEIPGRDRVRVVCAGAPPPSATIARMGEELGWEFTQIYGLTETSPLLTFNRSQPGDADLPAGERARKLSRAGLPALGVKLKISDSGEVLARSNTVLDGYWDKPEETSAALEDDWFHTGDGGTLDPADGHLTISDRKKDVIITGGENVSSIEVEDTIFSHPAVAEVAVIGVPHEKWGETIKALVVLAEGATAEESDIIAHCKRHLAGYKAPTSVEFRDAIPRTATGKIQKFKLRQPYWSGHDRGVN from the coding sequence ATGCGGACACCGATGACGATCGCGGATTTCCTTGACCGTGCCGACCTGGGCTTTCGCGAGAGCCCGGGGGTGGTCGACGAACCGCAGCAGCCCGCCCCGCCGGTACCCGTATCGACGTATGGGCGGTTCGCCGAACGGGTCCGTGCCTGGCAGGCGGGCCTGGACGCCCTCGGGGTCGGTGAGGGGGAGCGGGTGGCGGTGGTCAGCCACAACTCCACCCGCCTGCTGGAGCTGCTGTTCGCGGTGCCGATGAGCGGCCGCATCTGTGTCCCGGTGAACTTCCGCCTCAGGCGCGAAGAGGTCGAATACCTCGTCCGGCAGAGCGGGGCCTCGGTCGTGCTCATCGACCCGGAGCTGGAGGAGGCACTGGCCGGCCTTGAGGCGCGGCACCGCTTTGTGCTCGGCGAGCAGACCGAGTCCGAGCTGATGCGGTTCGGCGTGGATCCGCGCCCGTGGTCGCACCCGGACGAGGACGCCACCGCGACGATCAACTACACATCGGGCACCACCGCCCGCCCCAAGGGCGTGCAGCTCACCCACCGCAACATCTGGGTCAACGGCCTGACCTTCGCCCTGCACACCCGCGTGTGGGAGCGCGACGTCTATATGCACACGCTGCCGATGTTCCACTGCAACGGCTGGGGGATGCCGTACGTGATGGCCGGACTCGGCGTCAAACAAGTGGTGCTGCGCAAGGTCGACGGCACGGAGATCCTGCGGCGGGTCGAGGAGCACGGCGTCACCCTCATGTGCGGTGCGCCCGCTGTGTGGAATGCCGTCCTCAACGCTGCGGCAAACTGGCCTGGCGAGATCCCGGGGCGCGACCGCGTACGCGTGGTCTGCGCGGGGGCGCCGCCGCCGAGCGCGACGATCGCACGCATGGGTGAGGAACTGGGCTGGGAGTTCACCCAGATCTACGGCCTCACCGAGACGTCGCCACTCCTCACCTTCAACCGGTCCCAGCCGGGCGACGCGGACCTTCCCGCCGGGGAGCGGGCACGCAAGCTGTCCCGTGCGGGGCTGCCCGCGCTCGGCGTCAAGCTGAAGATCTCCGACTCCGGTGAGGTCCTGGCCCGCTCGAATACGGTGCTCGACGGGTACTGGGACAAGCCGGAGGAGACCTCGGCGGCCCTTGAGGACGACTGGTTCCACACCGGCGACGGCGGCACCCTGGACCCTGCCGACGGCCACCTCACGATCTCCGACCGGAAGAAGGACGTCATCATCACCGGCGGCGAGAACGTGTCGTCGATCGAGGTGGAGGACACCATCTTCAGTCACCCGGCGGTCGCCGAGGTCGCCGTGATCGGCGTGCCGCACGAGAAGTGGGGCGAGACGATCAAGGCCCTGGTGGTCCTCGCCGAAGGGGCGACGGCCGAGGAGTCCGACATCATCGCCCACTGCAAGCGGCACTTGGCCGGCTACAAGGCTCCGACCTCCGTCGAATTCCGCGACGCGATCCCCCGCACGGCCACCGGCAAAATCCAGAAGTTCAAGCTCCGCCAGCCGTATTGGTCCGGGCATGACCGGGGAGTCAACTGA
- a CDS encoding GNAT family N-acetyltransferase encodes MIDATALAEKPVLTGARVRLVPLSARHAAAFHTACQDPEMRRLTGTHHDFTLTELQAWCAGSAEQADRLDLAIEDRESGAFLGELALSQIDPPNAHGSFRIALVPDATDRGIGSEATRLLLDYAFERVRLHRVQLEVFDYNPRARRAYEKCGFEVEGRMREALYWDGAWHDVLVMAALRSGWTADAGAGTG; translated from the coding sequence ATGATCGATGCCACCGCACTCGCCGAGAAACCGGTGCTCACCGGCGCCCGGGTCCGTCTCGTACCGCTGTCGGCCCGGCATGCGGCCGCCTTCCACACCGCGTGCCAGGACCCGGAGATGCGCCGGCTGACCGGGACCCACCACGACTTCACGCTTACGGAGTTGCAGGCGTGGTGTGCCGGAAGCGCCGAGCAGGCGGACCGTCTGGACCTCGCCATCGAGGACCGGGAGAGCGGTGCCTTCCTGGGTGAGCTCGCCCTGAGCCAGATCGATCCGCCGAACGCGCACGGGAGCTTCCGGATCGCCCTCGTCCCGGACGCCACCGACCGCGGGATCGGCAGCGAGGCGACGCGGCTGCTGCTCGACTATGCCTTCGAGCGGGTGCGCCTGCATCGCGTCCAGTTGGAGGTCTTCGACTACAACCCGCGTGCCCGGCGGGCGTATGAGAAGTGCGGCTTCGAGGTGGAGGGGCGGATGCGTGAGGCCCTGTACTGGGACGGCGCATGGCATGACGTGCTGGTGATGGCGGCGCTGCGGTCAGGGTGGACGGCGGACGCCGGCGCGGGCACGGGCTGA
- a CDS encoding nitroreductase — translation MSGPVSTELSDYAEKLIRGRHATRAFRPEAVPEHTLRAIFSLAGAAPSNANAQPWRIEVVGGARLERLAHAVQTAHAEQRTSADFPYSEGMYAPVHQERRAAFGADLYGALGIGPDDHAARAAYDAQSLHFYGAPHAAFLFVTGDGGARLAADVGAYMQTLLLAMTAYGVDSCPQGLLSFYGDTIRTELGVTEGKLLVGVSFGYADPTAPVNQVTTKRAALEATTAFHI, via the coding sequence ATGAGCGGACCGGTCTCCACCGAGCTGAGCGACTACGCGGAGAAGCTGATTCGCGGCCGCCACGCGACGCGCGCGTTCCGCCCGGAAGCCGTGCCCGAGCACACCCTGCGCGCGATCTTCTCCCTGGCGGGCGCCGCGCCGTCCAACGCCAACGCACAACCGTGGCGCATCGAGGTCGTCGGCGGCGCCCGGCTCGAACGCCTGGCGCACGCCGTGCAGACGGCCCACGCCGAACAGCGCACCTCGGCCGACTTCCCGTACTCCGAGGGCATGTACGCACCCGTCCACCAGGAGCGGCGGGCGGCGTTCGGCGCCGACCTGTACGGAGCGCTGGGCATCGGCCCTGATGACCACGCGGCACGCGCGGCCTACGATGCGCAGAGCCTGCACTTCTACGGCGCACCACATGCCGCGTTCCTGTTCGTCACCGGCGACGGCGGGGCGCGACTGGCCGCCGACGTCGGCGCCTACATGCAAACCCTGCTCCTGGCCATGACCGCCTACGGCGTGGACAGTTGCCCGCAGGGCCTGCTCAGCTTCTACGGCGACACCATCCGCACCGAACTAGGCGTCACCGAAGGAAAGCTGCTCGTCGGCGTCTCCTTCGGCTACGCCGACCCGACCGCACCGGTGAACCAAGTCACGACCAAGCGAGCCGCCCTGGAAGCAACCACTGCCTTCCATATCTAG
- a CDS encoding TetR/AcrR family transcriptional regulator, translated as MTTVPTASRRQGRGGRERILAAAAQLFAVQGINATGMEQVAEQAPVSKRTLYAHFRTKSDLVIAHLQDLASTGHTLESALTREDVPARERILGLFAQPAADAAPVRGCPFIDAAAEFPDPQSAVHSYAREQKLLMVRLVTALVTELGCREPAALAEQLVTLADGAASRAMVLSDADYGRHARAAAEVLLDNALPGTS; from the coding sequence ATGACTACGGTGCCGACGGCGTCTCGGCGACAGGGACGCGGAGGGCGCGAGCGCATCCTGGCGGCCGCCGCCCAACTCTTCGCCGTCCAGGGGATCAACGCGACCGGCATGGAACAGGTCGCAGAGCAGGCGCCGGTGTCCAAGCGCACGCTCTATGCGCACTTTCGGACCAAGAGCGACCTGGTCATCGCCCATCTGCAAGACCTCGCCTCGACGGGCCACACCCTGGAGAGCGCGCTGACCCGCGAGGACGTCCCGGCGAGGGAACGGATCCTCGGACTGTTCGCCCAGCCTGCGGCGGACGCGGCTCCGGTACGCGGATGCCCCTTCATCGACGCCGCCGCGGAGTTCCCCGACCCGCAGAGCGCGGTCCATTCCTACGCCCGTGAACAGAAACTGCTGATGGTGCGGCTGGTCACCGCGCTGGTGACGGAACTGGGCTGCCGCGAGCCCGCCGCACTCGCCGAGCAGCTGGTCACCCTCGCGGACGGGGCCGCCAGCCGCGCCATGGTGCTGAGCGACGCGGACTACGGCCGGCATGCGCGGGCAGCGGCCGAAGTCCTCCTGGACAACGCTCTACCGGGCACGAGCTGA